Proteins encoded within one genomic window of Mesorhizobium sp. AR10:
- a CDS encoding D-lyxose/D-mannose family sugar isomerase produces the protein MKRSTINDIIRDADAFIRSFGYIMPPFAYWSPEEMKARKADSAAIFTSRLGWDITDYGQEKFDELGLFLFTVRNGVYADMKKGMGMLYAEKIMISRKDQLSPMHRHNIKAEDIINRGGGKLVLELFMHDRDGGIDPRAEVSVPVDGTIHRLPAGGLLKLDPGQSVTLMPGVWHAFWAEGKDVLIGEVSTVNDDVTDNVFREPIGRFSNIDEDVAPLHLLVSDYEKWVG, from the coding sequence ATGAAACGCTCCACCATCAACGACATCATCCGCGACGCCGACGCCTTCATCCGCTCGTTCGGCTACATCATGCCGCCCTTCGCCTACTGGTCACCGGAGGAGATGAAGGCGCGCAAGGCTGACTCTGCGGCCATTTTCACCTCGCGCCTCGGCTGGGACATCACCGATTACGGCCAGGAGAAGTTCGACGAGCTCGGCCTGTTCCTGTTCACCGTGCGCAACGGCGTCTACGCGGACATGAAGAAGGGCATGGGCATGCTCTATGCCGAGAAGATCATGATCTCGCGCAAGGACCAGCTGTCGCCGATGCACCGCCACAACATCAAGGCGGAGGACATCATCAACCGTGGTGGCGGCAAGCTGGTGCTCGAACTGTTCATGCACGATCGCGACGGCGGTATCGATCCGCGGGCCGAAGTGTCGGTGCCGGTCGACGGAACCATCCACAGACTGCCGGCGGGCGGGCTGCTGAAGCTCGATCCGGGCCAGAGCGTCACCCTGATGCCGGGCGTCTGGCATGCCTTCTGGGCCGAGGGCAAGGATGTGCTGATCGGCGAGGTTTCGACCGTCAATGACGATGTCACCGACAATGTCTTCCGCGAGCCGATCGGCCGCTTCTCAAACATCGACGAGGATGTCGCGCCGCTGCACCTTTTGGTGTCCGACTATGAGAAGTGGGTGGGGTAG
- a CDS encoding glucan ABC transporter ATP-binding protein/ permease, translating into MSLLQIYWRALGYLAADRKRVALICGANVALAAIAILEPIMFGRVIDAISDRGSVFQTVALWAGLGAFNIIAFVLVARGADRFAHKRRSEVLCQSFERVITMPLAWHHQRGTSNALHTLLRAVETLFSLWLEFMRQHLSTAVALVLLVPTAISMDLRMSLVLLALGALYLGIGRLVMRRTKEGQAAVERHYHQVFAHVTDSVSNVAVLQSYNRIGHETDALKRYVKNLLDAQNPVLDWWAIANALHRLSSTISMMIVLLIGSYLVMHGQLRIGDVIAFTGFATLLIARLDQMSAFANQISEARAKLEEFYQLEDSAADAAEPDGLRDLTNVSGNVRFENVGFEFANSGQGVDDVSFEVQAGQTVAIVGPTGAGKTTLINLLQRVFTPSSGRILIDGVDTRTVTRKSLRHSIATVFQDAGLLNRSIEDNIRVGRAEATYDEVHAAANAAAAQDFILSKSNGYDTVVGERGGQLSGGERQRIAIARAVLKDAPILVLDEATSALDVETEDRVKEAIDELRRSRTTFIIAHRLTTVRDADLVVFMDRGRVIEMGGFAELSIRNGRFASLLRAGGLLNDEEVRRLSRTVQQQQDEAA; encoded by the coding sequence GTGTCCCTTCTGCAAATCTACTGGAGAGCGCTGGGTTATCTCGCCGCCGACAGAAAGCGCGTAGCGCTGATCTGCGGCGCGAATGTCGCCCTCGCAGCCATTGCCATCCTTGAGCCGATCATGTTCGGACGGGTGATCGATGCCATTTCGGACCGCGGCTCCGTCTTCCAGACGGTTGCTTTGTGGGCCGGCCTTGGCGCCTTCAACATCATCGCCTTCGTGCTGGTGGCGCGCGGCGCCGACCGTTTTGCCCATAAGCGGCGCAGCGAGGTTCTTTGCCAGTCGTTCGAGCGCGTGATCACCATGCCGCTCGCCTGGCACCATCAGCGCGGCACCTCCAACGCCCTGCATACGCTTTTGCGCGCGGTCGAGACCCTGTTCAGTCTGTGGCTCGAATTCATGCGGCAGCATCTGTCCACCGCCGTTGCCCTGGTCCTGCTGGTGCCAACGGCGATCAGCATGGACCTGCGCATGTCGCTGGTGCTGCTGGCGCTCGGCGCGCTCTATCTCGGCATAGGCCGGCTGGTGATGCGGCGGACCAAGGAAGGCCAGGCGGCCGTGGAGCGGCACTATCACCAGGTGTTCGCGCATGTGACCGACTCGGTCAGCAACGTCGCCGTGCTGCAGAGCTACAACCGCATCGGCCATGAGACCGACGCGTTGAAGCGCTATGTCAAGAACCTGCTCGATGCCCAGAATCCGGTGCTCGACTGGTGGGCGATCGCCAACGCGCTGCACCGCCTGTCGTCGACCATTTCGATGATGATTGTGCTGTTGATCGGTTCCTATCTGGTCATGCATGGCCAGTTGCGCATCGGCGACGTCATCGCCTTTACCGGCTTTGCCACGCTGCTGATCGCCCGCCTCGACCAGATGTCGGCCTTCGCCAACCAGATTTCCGAAGCCAGGGCCAAGCTCGAGGAGTTCTATCAGCTTGAGGACTCCGCGGCTGATGCTGCCGAGCCCGATGGCCTGCGAGATCTCACCAACGTCTCCGGCAACGTGCGGTTCGAGAATGTCGGCTTCGAATTCGCCAATTCGGGGCAGGGCGTCGATGACGTATCGTTCGAGGTCCAGGCCGGCCAGACGGTCGCCATTGTCGGCCCGACGGGCGCCGGCAAGACCACGCTCATCAACCTGCTGCAGCGCGTCTTTACGCCATCCAGCGGCCGCATCCTGATCGACGGCGTCGACACCCGCACCGTGACCCGCAAATCGCTGCGCCACTCGATCGCCACCGTGTTCCAGGATGCAGGCCTGCTCAACCGCTCGATCGAGGACAACATCCGCGTCGGCCGGGCCGAGGCGACCTATGACGAGGTGCATGCCGCCGCCAATGCCGCCGCCGCACAGGATTTCATCCTGTCGAAGAGCAACGGCTACGACACGGTCGTCGGCGAGCGTGGCGGTCAGCTTTCGGGCGGCGAGCGCCAGCGCATCGCCATCGCCCGCGCCGTGCTGAAGGATGCACCGATCCTGGTGCTCGACGAGGCGACCAGCGCGCTCGATGTCGAGACCGAGGACCGCGTCAAGGAGGCGATAGACGAATTGCGGCGCAGCCGCACCACCTTCATCATCGCCCACCGCCTGACCACCGTTCGCGACGCCGATCTGGTCGTGTTCATGGACAGGGGCAGGGTGATCGAGATGGGTGGTTTCGCCGAACTGTCGATCCGCAACGGCCGCTTTGCCAGCCTGCTGCGTGCCGGTGGCCTGCTCAACGACGAGGAGGTTCGCCGCCTCAGCCGCACCGTCCAGCAGCAGCAAGACGAGGCCGCCTGA
- a CDS encoding heme ABC transporter permease, whose protein sequence is MSDTSSRFTSWMDLANPTRFVGLADKVVPWLAVIATLTLAAGLYMSFTAPEDFQQGITVRIMYIHVPFAWLAMMCYTLMAVSALGTLVWRHPLADVALKSAAPIGAVFTALALITGSIWGKPMWGTWWVWDARLTSVFILFLMYLGIIALTRALDDAARAAWAAAIITLVGFINIPIIKFSVDWWNTLHQPASVFRLGGPTIDPSLLWPLLVMSVGFTVLFFALHLMAMRTEIRRRRVISMRRVAARQAN, encoded by the coding sequence ATGAGCGATACGAGTTCACGCTTCACCAGCTGGATGGATCTTGCCAACCCGACGCGCTTCGTCGGGCTGGCTGACAAGGTCGTGCCATGGCTGGCGGTCATCGCCACGCTCACTCTCGCCGCCGGGCTCTATATGAGCTTCACGGCGCCGGAAGACTTCCAGCAAGGCATCACCGTGCGCATCATGTACATCCATGTGCCTTTCGCCTGGCTCGCCATGATGTGCTACACGCTGATGGCTGTCTCGGCGCTGGGCACGCTGGTATGGCGTCACCCGCTGGCCGACGTCGCGCTCAAATCCGCGGCTCCCATCGGCGCCGTCTTCACCGCGCTGGCGCTGATCACCGGCTCGATCTGGGGCAAGCCGATGTGGGGCACCTGGTGGGTGTGGGACGCGCGGCTGACGTCGGTGTTCATCCTGTTCCTGATGTATCTCGGCATCATCGCGCTGACCCGGGCGCTCGACGATGCAGCGCGCGCCGCCTGGGCCGCCGCCATCATCACCCTGGTCGGCTTCATCAACATCCCGATCATCAAATTCTCGGTCGACTGGTGGAACACGCTGCATCAGCCGGCTTCGGTGTTCCGGCTCGGCGGGCCAACCATCGACCCCAGCCTGCTCTGGCCGTTGCTGGTGATGTCTGTCGGCTTCACCGTGCTGTTCTTCGCCCTGCATCTGATGGCAATGCGCACTGAGATCCGCCGCCGGCGGGTCATTTCCATGCGCCGCGTCGCGGCCAGACAGGCTAACTGA
- a CDS encoding D-TA family PLP-dependent enzyme: MRSIDDLDTPAILIDAGRAEANIARAQAHADSHGLNLRPHIKTHKLPYWAKKQVAAGAVGITCQKIGEAEVMADAGLADIFLPYNILGRAKLERLLALHRRVTLSVTSDSMETLEGLAATFTDAGHPLPVLVECDTGMGRCGVQSADEAVALARQIDKAKGLKFGGLMTYPAAGRAAEAEAWLAGAKQALATSGLACERISSGGTPDMWRSGEDSVVTEYRPGTYIYLDRYQVAKGVGNLDDCALTVLSTVVSHPTPTRAILDAGSKALSSDTLGLADFGELLGVAGARVTGLSEEHGNVTLSGYAKLRIGERVRIVPDHCCVVTNLFDQVHLISGEQVLEALPVAARGRTG; the protein is encoded by the coding sequence ATGCGCAGCATAGACGACCTCGATACGCCGGCGATCCTCATCGATGCCGGCCGCGCCGAAGCCAACATCGCGCGGGCGCAGGCCCATGCCGACAGCCATGGGCTGAACCTCAGGCCGCACATCAAGACCCACAAGCTGCCTTACTGGGCGAAGAAGCAGGTCGCAGCCGGCGCCGTCGGCATCACCTGCCAGAAGATCGGCGAAGCAGAGGTGATGGCCGATGCCGGCCTTGCCGATATTTTTCTGCCCTACAACATCCTTGGCAGAGCCAAGCTTGAACGTTTGCTGGCGCTGCACCGCCGGGTGACGCTGTCGGTGACATCAGACAGCATGGAAACGCTCGAAGGATTGGCCGCCACCTTCACCGATGCCGGCCACCCCTTGCCGGTGCTGGTCGAATGCGACACCGGCATGGGCCGCTGCGGCGTCCAGTCGGCCGACGAGGCTGTGGCGCTGGCCAGGCAGATCGACAAGGCCAAGGGGCTCAAATTCGGTGGGCTGATGACCTATCCGGCCGCCGGCCGCGCCGCCGAGGCCGAGGCCTGGCTTGCCGGTGCCAAGCAGGCGCTCGCCACGTCCGGTCTTGCCTGCGAACGCATCTCCAGCGGTGGCACGCCGGATATGTGGCGCTCCGGCGAGGATTCCGTCGTCACCGAATACCGCCCCGGCACCTACATCTATCTCGACCGCTACCAGGTCGCCAAAGGCGTCGGCAACCTCGACGATTGCGCGCTGACGGTGCTGTCGACGGTGGTCAGCCACCCGACGCCGACGCGCGCCATCCTCGATGCCGGCAGCAAGGCCCTGTCCAGCGACACGCTCGGGCTCGCCGATTTCGGCGAATTGCTCGGCGTTGCGGGCGCGCGGGTCACCGGCCTCAGCGAGGAGCATGGCAACGTCACGCTATCGGGCTATGCAAAGCTGCGTATCGGCGAGCGCGTGCGCATCGTGCCCGACCATTGCTGCGTCGTCACCAACCTGTTCGACCAGGTGCATCTGATATCAGGCGAACAGGTGCTGGAAGCGCTGCCGGTGGCAGCGCGCGGGCGCACCGGCTGA